The Cyanobacterium sp. T60_A2020_053 region CTGCGAAGGGATGGAAAGAGCAATTTGGTCATGTTTTAATTGAGGCAATGGCGTGTAAAGTGCCTGTTATTGGTTCTGATTCGGGGGAAATCCCTTTAGTTATTGGTGACAGTGGTTTGATTTTTCCTGAGAAAAATGTTACGGCATTAAGGGATTGTTTAACAAATTTAATAAGTGATGTAAATTTAACAAAAAAATTAGGTCAAAAAGGATATGATAAAACTCTGGAAAAATATACTAATTATGCTTTAGCTAAAAACCTTTTAAATTTTTATCAAAATATCATTGAAACTTGATAAAAAGGCTCTTCTACAGTGATTATGATAAATTAATAGAAAATAATTCTTATATTAAGTCCTCTTGATAACTTACAAATTAGTAAGATCAACATCTTAGTTCAATTTATTGAACGTAAAACCAGTAGCCGTGTAATTCATTACACGGTGGGTAAATTACTTAACGATTAACGGTAAGAATTTCTACTCCAGTTTTGGTAACAGCGATGGTATGCTCAAATTGTGCCGATAATTTACGATCTTTTGTTACCGCAGTCCAACCATCATCTAACATATCAGCTTCCCATGTACCTTCATTAATCATGGGTTCGATGGTAAATACCATGCCAGGGCGAATTTTTGTCCCTGTGCCTTTTCTACCATAATGAGGCACTTGGGGGGGAGTATGAAATACTCTACCAACACCATGACCTACAAAATTGCGCACCACGGAAAAACCTTGACTTTCTGCGTATTCCTGAATGGCAGCACCGATGTCTCCAATTCTGCCGTTAGGCTTAACTGCATTAATACCAATATATAGGCATTCTTCTGTCACTTCCACTAATTTTTTTGTACTAGGGGATGGAGTCCCCACAAAAAAGGTTTTTGAGGTATCTCCGTGATAACCGTCAACAATGGGGGTAACATCGATGTTAATAATATCACCGTCTTTGAGAATGTGGTTTTTACTAGGGATGCCATGACAAATAACTTCGTTGACACTGGTACAAATAGAGGCAGGAAAAGGTGGTTTACCATAACCTAGAGGGGCGCTTTTTGCTCCTTTACTTTTAGTCCATTTTTCTGCTTCTTGGTTGAGGGCGTAGGTACTTACTCCGGGTTTGACCATTTTCCCTAAATGTTCTAATAATTGCGCCGCTAGTTTTCCAGCATTGCGCATTTTTTCTATTTCTCTGGTTGACAATAATACTATTGTTTCGTTGCCCATGAATCTTGATTATAAATAAAAGTTAATTATTTCCTATTTTAACTTTTATTGTGTGTCTGTAACTCAATTCAATTTTTGACATATCCGTAAAGACGTTGCAGATAACGTCTCTACATCAAGAATGAAACGCCCAATTAATTTTGCTTATCTACTCATCATTTTTAGCCTGTGAGGGTTAAATAATATTCAACTCCTACGTGGATCTAATTTGACTGAGATGCTCTTACCTGCTGCCTTCGCTGTGATAGTAGGGATTCTTATTGTATTCATCGGGCGCTATACATTAGCAAAACTACCCAATGTCAAAGTAGTAGATGCTATTGCTACTGCCGGTTTGTTTGGAGCGGTGAGTGGCTCTACCATGGCGGCAGCCTTAACTCTCCTCGAAGAACAGGGCATGGAGTATGAGGCTTGGGCAGGGGCACTTTATCCCTTCATGGACATTCCAGCGCTCGTCACCGCCATTGTTGTGGCTAGTCTTTACGTCAACAAACAACGTACTACCTTAGAATAGGATTTCAATAAACAGGAATCCTTTGCCCAGCGCCCGGTAGCCGCCGGAGACTATCCCAGTGACGAAGAGTATCCCGCCACCAGACAGGAGTATCTTCAGCTCACTAACCCTAAAAAAGGCGTTGAAATATGGCCCATTGTTAAAGAGAGCCTTCAAGGATCAGCTTTGTCCGCATTATTACTTGGTATGGCTTTGGGGATAATAACTCGTCCAGAAAGCGTCTTTGAAAG contains the following coding sequences:
- the map gene encoding type I methionyl aminopeptidase codes for the protein MGNETIVLLSTREIEKMRNAGKLAAQLLEHLGKMVKPGVSTYALNQEAEKWTKSKGAKSAPLGYGKPPFPASICTSVNEVICHGIPSKNHILKDGDIINIDVTPIVDGYHGDTSKTFFVGTPSPSTKKLVEVTEECLYIGINAVKPNGRIGDIGAAIQEYAESQGFSVVRNFVGHGVGRVFHTPPQVPHYGRKGTGTKIRPGMVFTIEPMINEGTWEADMLDDGWTAVTKDRKLSAQFEHTIAVTKTGVEILTVNR